Genomic window (Streptomyces cadmiisoli):
GCGGCCCGCGTCGACCATGCGCTGGAGCAGCGGGGGAGCGGCGTACAGCGGCTCCTTGTACTCGTCGTACATGCTCTGCGCCACCGAGGCGACCGTGTCCAGGCCGATCAGGTCGGACAGCTTCAGCGGGCCCATCGGGTGGGCGCAGCCCATCTCCATGCCGTTGTCGATGTCCTCGCGGCTCGCGATACCCGACTCGAACATCCGGATCGCGGAGAGGAGGTAGGGGATCAGCAGCGCGTTGACGACGAAACCGGAGCGGTCCTGGGCGCGGATCGCGTGCTTGCCGAGCGCCTTCTCGGCGAACAGCTGGGCACGGCTCAGCGTGCCCTCGGAGGTGGTCAGCGCCGGGATCAGCTCCACGAGCTGCTGGACCGGCGCCGGGTTGAAGAAGTGGATGCCGATGACCTGGTCCGGCCGCGCGGTGGCGACGGCCAGCCGCACCAGCGGGATGGAGGAGGTGTTGGAGGCCAGGATCGCGTCGGGGCGGGTCACCACCTGGTCGAGCACCTGGAAGATCTCGGTCTTGACCTGCTCGTTCTCGACGACGGCCTCGATCACCAGATCCCGGTCGGCGAACTCGCCGAGGTCGGTGGTGAAGGTCAGCCGCGCCAGGGTGGTCTCCCGCTCCTCCTCGGAGATCTTCCCCCGTTCAGCGGCCTTGCTCAGCGAGTTGAACAGCCGTGTGCGGCCGATCTCCAAGGCCTCGCCGGTGGTCTCCGCGACCTTCACCTCCAGCCCGGAGCGGGCGCACACCTCGGCGATGCCTGCTCCCATCTGGCCGCAGCCCACCACTCCGACGCGCGCAATATCACCCGAGAAGCCGGTCACCATCGTCCCCTTCGCTGAGCCCTACGCAGACGGCAGGTCCACCGGGTTACGGCGCCTGCTCCGTTCGTGCACGTTACCCGTAAGTATCGATGATCGATCGTCGGGGTGGGGGCATCCTTGGCCGCGGAGACGATCCGTGACGGTGCGGATCCGCAGCGTATGGGGTGGTTCCTTCATGGCACGGCTGTCACGTCGGGCGTTCACGCTGGCCGCACTGTCCACCCTCGTGGCGGGTAGGGAAGCGGGCGCGGCACCTCTGTTGCCGCGCGCGGCCGCACAGATGCGGGGCATGTGGCTGGCGACCGTGACCAACCGCGACTGGCCGTCCCGGACCGGGCTGACGGCGGCGCAGCAGCGCGCCGAACTGATCGCCCAGCTGGACACGGCCGTGCGCCGCCGCCTCAACACGGTGATCTTCCAGGTGCGGCCGATGGCCGACGCGCTGTGGCCCTCGCCGTACGAGCCGTGGTCGGAGTACCTCACCGGCACCCAGGGCCGGCATCCCGGCTGGGACCCGCTCGGCACGGCCGTCACCGAGGCGCACGCGCGGGGGCTGGAGCTGCACGCCTGGTTCAACCCGCTGCGGGTGGCGATCCACACCGACCCCAAGAAGCTGGTCGCCTCGCATCCGGCCCGGAAGTACCCCGGCTGGGTGGTGGCGCACGGCGGCAGGCTCTACTACAACCCCGGCGTGCCCGACGTGCGCGCCTTCGTTCAGAAGGCGATGCTCGACGCGGTGGCCAGGTATCCGGTGGACGCGGTTCACTTCGACGACTACTTCTACCCGTACCCGATCGCGGGCCAGACCTTCGACGACGACGACGCGTACGACGCCTACGGCGGCGCGTTCCCGAACAGAGCGGACTGGCGGCGCGACAACATCGACCGGCTGGTGCGCGACACGGCGGCCGGCATCAAGGCCGTCCGGCCCGGCACCCGGTTCGGGATCAGCCCGTTCGGGGTCTGGCGCAACGCCGAGACCGATCCGCGCGGCTCCGACACCAGGGCCCTGCAGACCTACGACGATCTCTACGCGGACACCCGCAAGTGGGTGCGGGAGAACTGGATCGACTACGTGTGCCCGCAGTTGTACTGGCACATCGGCAACGCCGCGGCCGACTACGCCAAACTGGTGCCCTGGTGGGCGCAGACGGTGAAGGGGACCCGCACGCAGCTCTACGTGGGCGAGGCGCTCTACCGGGCCGGTGCCGCCGGGCAGCCCGCGGCCTTGCAGAACGTGGCCGAGCTGTCCCGGCACCTGACGCTGGCCCGCGCCCACCCCGAGGTCCGCGGGCATGTCTTCTTCGCCGCCACCGAGGTGGCGAAGGACGCCAAGGGCGCGATGGCGCGGGTCGTCGCCGACCACTACCAGCAGTCGGCGATGCCCCCGCGCTGAATCACCGTCCGGAGGTTTCCCTGTGCCGGATCTCGGTGTCGGGGCCGGGTGAGCACACGCCTTCGTGCCCGTCCTGGAAGCGGACGCGGTACGGGGGGTTGCCCTCGCGGCCCATCACTTCGACGATCTCGCCGACCTTGTCGTGTTGGCCGACCACCCTGCCGTGCTGAACAAGCTGGTCGCCCACGCTTGCGTGCATCTGGGGCCTCCTCACCATGTCACGGACAGCGGAAGCGGCGGTCCCTGGCCTTTTGAGTCTACGGCGGTCAGGACCCGTCGGTACCGGCTCGTGCGGCCTCAGCTCCGCGCCCGTTGCGTGACGGCGATGCAGACCAGCACGGCCGCGGCCGTCACCGGAGCGGCCACTGTCACGTGTTCGCCCAGCAACAGCACCGACCACACCAGTGTGAGCAGCGGTTGGGCCAACTGCAACTGGCTGGCCCGGGGGATGCCGATGGCGGCCATGCCCCGGTACCAGACCACCAGGCCGAGGAACTGCGAGCCCGCGGCGACCCAGATCACCCCGGCGACGCTGTGCGCGGTGAGCCGGACGGGCTCGTGCGCCAGGGCCACCGCGGCGGCCGGCACGGTCAGCGGCAGGCAGAGCACCAGTGCCCAGCCGATCACCTGCCAGCCCGGCATGATCCGGGCCAGCCGCCCGCCCTCGGTGTAGCCGGCCGCGCACACCAGCAGCGCGGCGAACAGGTACAGATCGGCGCTGGACAGCGCGCCGCCGCTCTGCTGCACCGTGAACACCAGCACCGCCGCCGCGCCGACCAGTGCCGCGGCCCAGAAGGTGCGCGAGGGACGGGCGCCGACGCGCAGCGCGGACATCACGGCGGTGGTCAGCGGCAGCAGGCCGACCACGACCGCGGCGTGCGCGGTGGTGGAGGTCCGCAGGGCGAGCGTGGTCAGCAGCGGGAAGCCGACGACGACACCGGCGGCGACCACCGCGAGGCCGGCCCAGTGGGACCGGGCCGGCGGCGCGACGCGCAGGAGCAGCAGACAGGCTCCCGCGAGGAACGCCGCGAGCACGCTGCGCACGGCGACCAGCGACCAGGGGCCGAAGCCCTCCAGGCCCCAGGCGGTGGCGGGGAAGGTGAGGGAGAAGGCGGTGACGCCGAGGGCGGCCTGCACGGTGCCCGAGGGGGACCTCGGTGTACCGCTGACCGCTATCGCGGTCGGGGCGATAGCGCTACTCTGTGCTCTCATGCAAGAGCGTAGCAGTGTCGGTGAACTGGCGAACCAGCTGCGGAGCGAGCTGAACCACTACTCTCCGGGTGGAAAGCTCCCGTCGAGCCGGGTGCTCGTCGAACGGTTCCGGGTGAGCCCGGTGACCGTCTCCCGGGCGCTCGCGCAACTGGCGGCC
Coding sequences:
- a CDS encoding DMT family transporter, translated to MRAQSSAIAPTAIAVSGTPRSPSGTVQAALGVTAFSLTFPATAWGLEGFGPWSLVAVRSVLAAFLAGACLLLLRVAPPARSHWAGLAVVAAGVVVGFPLLTTLALRTSTTAHAAVVVGLLPLTTAVMSALRVGARPSRTFWAAALVGAAAVLVFTVQQSGGALSSADLYLFAALLVCAAGYTEGGRLARIMPGWQVIGWALVLCLPLTVPAAAVALAHEPVRLTAHSVAGVIWVAAGSQFLGLVVWYRGMAAIGIPRASQLQLAQPLLTLVWSVLLLGEHVTVAAPVTAAAVLVCIAVTQRARS
- a CDS encoding 3-hydroxybutyryl-CoA dehydrogenase; translation: MVTGFSGDIARVGVVGCGQMGAGIAEVCARSGLEVKVAETTGEALEIGRTRLFNSLSKAAERGKISEEERETTLARLTFTTDLGEFADRDLVIEAVVENEQVKTEIFQVLDQVVTRPDAILASNTSSIPLVRLAVATARPDQVIGIHFFNPAPVQQLVELIPALTTSEGTLSRAQLFAEKALGKHAIRAQDRSGFVVNALLIPYLLSAIRMFESGIASREDIDNGMEMGCAHPMGPLKLSDLIGLDTVASVAQSMYDEYKEPLYAAPPLLQRMVDAGRLGRKSGSGFYTYG
- a CDS encoding glycoside hydrolase family 10 protein codes for the protein MARLSRRAFTLAALSTLVAGREAGAAPLLPRAAAQMRGMWLATVTNRDWPSRTGLTAAQQRAELIAQLDTAVRRRLNTVIFQVRPMADALWPSPYEPWSEYLTGTQGRHPGWDPLGTAVTEAHARGLELHAWFNPLRVAIHTDPKKLVASHPARKYPGWVVAHGGRLYYNPGVPDVRAFVQKAMLDAVARYPVDAVHFDDYFYPYPIAGQTFDDDDAYDAYGGAFPNRADWRRDNIDRLVRDTAAGIKAVRPGTRFGISPFGVWRNAETDPRGSDTRALQTYDDLYADTRKWVRENWIDYVCPQLYWHIGNAAADYAKLVPWWAQTVKGTRTQLYVGEALYRAGAAGQPAALQNVAELSRHLTLARAHPEVRGHVFFAATEVAKDAKGAMARVVADHYQQSAMPPR
- a CDS encoding DUF1918 domain-containing protein, giving the protein MHASVGDQLVQHGRVVGQHDKVGEIVEVMGREGNPPYRVRFQDGHEGVCSPGPDTEIRHRETSGR